The Cetobacterium somerae ATCC BAA-474 genomic interval TCTCTATTTTATATAGAGATTTTTTTATCAAATAGATATAGGGGGTAATCCTAATTAATATTTAATAAAATCAACTATTTTTGTTTAAGACATATTATAGCCATATTTTTGATGTATTATAAGTTATATCAATAAGAGCTAACCAATAAAATAATATACAGGAGTTGATTTTATGAAAAAAAATATTAATAATACTGATTTTCTAGCTGCTATAGGGGGAATAAAAGTTAATGGTACAATTTTTTTGTCAAGACAAGTACCTTTAAGTCTAGAAAATATGGAAATAGTATCAAAAGATATTAGCGAACAAATAGAACAGATTTTTAAAAATACTCAAAATTTATTAGAGAGTATGGAATATTCATTAAAAGATATAGTAAAAGTTTCAATTTATATGAAAAATATGAATGATTTTATAAAAGTAAAAAAAGTTTATAGGAAATATTTAGAAAATATTAATCCTGCGAGAACATTATTAGAAGTTTCTCATTTACCAAAAAATTCTAAAATTATGATGGATTTAGTTGCAGCAAAATAAAAAAGAAAAGGAGACTAAAAATGAAAAAATTGTATAACTTACTTGGAATTGTGGTATTAGCAAATATAGGAATAATTTTTCTAAAGAGTATATAAAAAGCTAGATTAATCTAGCTTTTTATAATTCATCTAAAAATGATTTGTTATTAAAGATAAAATCACGTACTATAATAGATGTTTTAGGATGTTTTAGCATCTTTTGAAATATTTGTATATTGAGTTTAATGTTATTTAAAGTATTTAGATTTAAATTATTATTAAATTTAATTCCATAATATTTTGATATTTCAAAAAGCTTTGGCCATCTATTTCTACCATGAGAATTTTTTATTCCTACAGTGCTAACATTTGTCAGCATAGTACAGAATTGAATTTTAGCTCCTAAATTTAATAAATGGTTATAAAGTTTAGTGTTGTATGAAACAAAATGTGATGTATCTTTAGAAAAATTTTTAAATTCTTGTAAATTATTAGTATTTTTAAGTTCTTCTAAATAGATTATCTCTCCTGTTTTTAAATTAAACCCAATCTTAATAGCACTGATATAAAGAATATCTGAGGTTATATCTATATTATTACTCAAAGAAAAAAATATTATTTTTTTATAGTTTTTAGAAAGTTCTAATTCTTCTTGTTTTGTAGAAGATAAAGTTTTACTAGTCACTTTTTTTGATGTTGATATAGTTTTTTGATTATTTTGACTTTTAATATTTGATTTAAATTTTGAATTTTTTATATGAAAGAAAACTACTACTATGATAATAATTATAAAAATAATATACAGCATTTATAATCTTAAACTCTAGTTAGCTTTAATTTTAATAAGCTATCAGTAGAATTTTCAAAATTTATAGATTTTAATTTAAAATCTAATGCTTCTAATTTTGGTAGTAGTTCTTTTGTTATTTTTTCACATAATTCACTTTCTGATAAATACTCTCTTTTATTTAAGTCGTTCAAATAAATCCCTCCCGAAAAAATTATATATGTATATTTTATACTAATTTGTAGAAAAAATGAAGTTAAAATTTAAAAAAATTATATTTGCAAATTACGAAAGAAAAATAGGTAACAAGTTTCAAATAGTTAAAAAATAAAAAAATGATACAATTAATTTATCAGAATAATAATATATAAGGGTGGTTTTAAAAATGAATAATTTATCAAAAAATATTTACCTCACATTATTAGTAATTGGAATAATTTTTAGTTTAATTGGAGTGTTTGGTGTCTTTAATCCTTTAATGTTTTCTATTTATTTAATTGAAATTTTAGCTATATTTTTCTTTATGAATGGAGTTAAGAATTTAGTAAAAGGAATTCAGTTAATCAAAAATCCAAATGTTCATTGGAGTTTATTTATACTTTTAAGTATTTTAGAAATTATAGCAGCACTATCGCTTTTAATAACTCCATTTTCAAGTCAAATTTTTATAATAATTTACATTGGATTCATTATGCTATTAAAAGGAATATTTGTTGTATTTAATAGTTTGTTTCATAAAAATATTTTTCCGGGATTATCTAGTGTAACTTTTAGTAATGGATTGATAGATATCTTATTTGGAATTTTATTAATAGTAGTTCCATTTATATCACAACAGTTCATTTTTTTATGTGTAGCTTGGTATATTTTATTTAGCGGCATAAATTTAGTTATGATGAGTTTTTCAATAAAAAGAAATATTTTATAATAAATAAAAAAATTAAAAGTAGAATTTCTTATATATAGAGATTCTATTTTTTTTTAAATAGAATTAAAACAAAAATAAAGAAATTGATCAATAACCTTGTATAAATACTCAACAGAAGTCACCATAGTGCACGCTTAACAGTTTCTAACATTTGCCTTGGCAAATTGCT includes:
- a CDS encoding Rid family hydrolase encodes the protein MKKNINNTDFLAAIGGIKVNGTIFLSRQVPLSLENMEIVSKDISEQIEQIFKNTQNLLESMEYSLKDIVKVSIYMKNMNDFIKVKKVYRKYLENINPARTLLEVSHLPKNSKIMMDLVAAK
- a CDS encoding HdeD family acid-resistance protein, which codes for MNNLSKNIYLTLLVIGIIFSLIGVFGVFNPLMFSIYLIEILAIFFFMNGVKNLVKGIQLIKNPNVHWSLFILLSILEIIAALSLLITPFSSQIFIIIYIGFIMLLKGIFVVFNSLFHKNIFPGLSSVTFSNGLIDILFGILLIVVPFISQQFIFLCVAWYILFSGINLVMMSFSIKRNIL